The following proteins come from a genomic window of Desulfobacteraceae bacterium:
- a CDS encoding LysM peptidoglycan-binding domain-containing protein, producing the protein MKWKDDIEQRGDEREPGSDYVDEPPYSPLGDEERGKFSLKSLGQLNPVVLIAAGAAAVVILLLILFTPRGGNIDRQLEPLRAQLQQLEQRLAGVEGQEPVVAQLVEKGNAIDTLLARLDRFEAFSNLRMDQITERLEKIENTPRTPPPAPAAPKAAAPKAAPKKTAAAPAKKTVKTHTVKAGETLYGISRSYGLSVDQLMRMNGLAKGAVIQPGQRLTVGSGK; encoded by the coding sequence CGTGAACCGGGGAGCGACTACGTCGATGAGCCCCCGTACTCCCCGCTGGGCGACGAAGAGCGGGGAAAATTCAGCCTGAAGTCCCTCGGCCAGCTCAACCCCGTGGTGCTGATCGCCGCCGGCGCGGCGGCTGTCGTGATTCTGCTGCTGATCCTGTTCACCCCGCGGGGCGGCAATATCGACCGGCAGCTGGAGCCCCTGAGGGCGCAGTTGCAGCAGCTGGAACAACGGCTGGCCGGGGTGGAGGGGCAGGAGCCGGTGGTGGCGCAACTGGTGGAAAAAGGCAACGCCATCGACACCCTACTGGCGCGCCTGGACCGCTTCGAGGCCTTTTCCAACCTGCGCATGGACCAGATCACAGAGCGGCTGGAAAAAATCGAAAACACGCCCAGAACCCCGCCCCCTGCCCCAGCGGCGCCCAAGGCCGCCGCCCCGAAGGCGGCCCCCAAGAAAACCGCCGCGGCCCCGGCCAAAAAGACCGTCAAGACGCACACCGTCAAAGCCGGCGAGACGCTATACGGCATCAGCCGCAGTTACGGGCTGAGCGTCGACCAGCTGATGCGGATGAACGGTCTCGCCAAAGGGGCGGTCATCCAGCCCGGCCAGCGGCTTACGGTGGGCTCCGGCAAATAG